One Streptomyces sp. RPA4-2 genomic window carries:
- a CDS encoding acyl-CoA carboxylase subunit beta, producing the protein MEFDGRLMELAERKDTARAGQDPKATERQHAKGKLTAHERIELLLDKGSFQEVEPLRRHRATGFGLEAKKPYGDGVITGWGTVEGRTVFVYAHDFRVFGGALGEAHACKIHKIMDMAIAAGAPLVSLNDGAGARIQEGVSALAGYGGIFRRNTRASGVIPQISVMLGPCAGGAAYSPALTDFVFAVRDISQMFITGPDVVRAVTGEEISQNGLGGADVHGEVSGVAHFVHDDEESCLAEVRYLLSLLPSNNRELPPRHVSGDPGDRSGDALLDLVPDDGNRSYDMRAVVEELVDDGDFVEVHAGWAPNIVCALARVDGHTVGIVANQPAAMAGVLDIKASEKAARFVQFCDSFNIPLVTLVDVPGFLPGVDQEHEGIIRRGAKLLYAYCNATVPRVSVVLRKAYGGAYIVMDSRSIGADIALAWPTNEIAVMGAEGAANVVFRREIAAADDSDAMRREKIDQYKRELVHPYYAAERGLVDDVIDPRETRAVLARSLSMLVAKHAELPRRKHGNPPQ; encoded by the coding sequence ATGGAATTCGACGGCCGACTGATGGAGCTGGCCGAACGCAAGGACACCGCCCGTGCCGGACAGGACCCGAAGGCCACCGAACGCCAGCACGCCAAGGGCAAGCTGACCGCGCACGAGCGCATCGAACTGCTGCTGGACAAGGGCAGCTTCCAGGAGGTCGAACCGCTGCGCCGGCACCGGGCCACCGGCTTCGGCCTGGAGGCCAAGAAGCCCTACGGCGACGGTGTGATCACCGGCTGGGGCACGGTCGAGGGCCGTACCGTCTTCGTCTACGCGCACGACTTCCGCGTCTTCGGCGGTGCGCTCGGCGAGGCCCACGCCTGCAAGATCCACAAAATCATGGACATGGCCATCGCCGCCGGTGCGCCCCTGGTGTCGCTCAACGACGGCGCGGGCGCCCGGATCCAGGAGGGTGTCTCCGCGCTGGCCGGCTACGGCGGCATCTTCCGGCGCAACACCCGGGCGAGCGGGGTGATCCCGCAGATCAGCGTCATGCTGGGCCCGTGCGCGGGCGGCGCGGCCTACTCGCCCGCCCTGACCGACTTCGTCTTCGCCGTCCGGGACATCTCGCAGATGTTCATCACCGGACCGGACGTGGTCCGCGCGGTCACCGGGGAGGAGATCAGCCAGAACGGGCTCGGCGGCGCCGACGTCCACGGCGAGGTCTCCGGGGTGGCGCACTTCGTGCACGACGACGAGGAGAGCTGCCTCGCCGAGGTGCGCTATCTGCTGTCCCTGCTGCCGTCCAACAACCGTGAGCTGCCGCCCCGTCACGTCAGCGGCGACCCGGGCGACCGGTCGGGGGACGCGCTGCTCGACCTGGTGCCGGACGACGGGAACCGTTCGTACGACATGCGGGCGGTCGTCGAGGAACTCGTCGACGACGGCGACTTCGTGGAGGTGCACGCGGGCTGGGCGCCGAACATCGTCTGCGCGCTGGCCCGTGTCGACGGCCACACCGTGGGGATCGTCGCCAACCAGCCGGCGGCCATGGCGGGGGTGCTGGACATCAAGGCGAGCGAGAAGGCCGCACGGTTCGTCCAGTTCTGCGACTCCTTCAACATCCCGCTGGTCACACTGGTCGACGTGCCCGGGTTCCTGCCGGGCGTGGACCAGGAGCACGAAGGCATCATCCGGCGCGGCGCGAAGCTCCTGTACGCGTACTGCAACGCGACCGTGCCGCGGGTCTCCGTGGTGCTGCGCAAGGCGTACGGCGGCGCGTACATCGTGATGGACTCCCGGTCCATCGGCGCCGACATCGCGCTGGCCTGGCCGACGAACGAGATCGCGGTGATGGGTGCGGAGGGCGCCGCCAACGTCGTCTTCCGCAGGGAGATCGCGGCCGCGGACGACTCCGACGCGATGCGTAGAGAGAAAATCGACCAATACAAGAGGGAGTTGGTCCACCCTTACTACGCCGCCGAGCGTGGGCTGGTCGATGACGTCATCGATCCGCGCGAGACCCGGGCGGTCCTGGCCCGTTCGCTGTCGATGCTCGTCGCCAAGCACGCCGAACTGCCCCGCCGTAAGCACGGCAACCCGCCCCAGTGA
- a CDS encoding 4'-phosphopantetheinyl transferase superfamily protein has protein sequence MIPAVRRLAVARGELDVWLLPPPDSPRDVPYDELDTHERGRADSYRRPDDRQMYAAAHVGLRRVLAGYTGIEPSRLHLAGERHKGNGERHGRPAVLGVPGGAPQFSLSHSHGLAIVVVAEARVGADVQRLPSAETVEVCLPALHPSEREELGKLPEHERTMAFGRLWTRKEAYLKGLGTGLTRGADLDYLGEAGLAERPTGWVVGNLPLCSTHIAAVALAGAGDRPVAVRAVPTAYLYAPDAVARLVRMEPGLRSMLRDPAEHGDLER, from the coding sequence TTGATCCCGGCGGTGCGCCGGCTCGCCGTGGCGCGGGGGGAGTTGGACGTGTGGCTGCTGCCACCGCCCGACTCGCCGCGTGATGTCCCCTACGACGAACTGGACACGCACGAGCGCGGAAGGGCCGACTCCTACCGCCGGCCCGACGACCGCCAGATGTACGCCGCGGCGCATGTGGGACTGCGCCGGGTCCTGGCCGGATACACCGGTATCGAACCGAGCCGGCTCCACCTCGCCGGCGAGCGGCACAAGGGCAACGGCGAACGGCACGGCCGGCCGGCTGTGCTCGGAGTGCCGGGCGGCGCCCCGCAGTTCTCGCTCTCGCACAGCCATGGTCTGGCGATCGTGGTGGTGGCCGAGGCACGGGTGGGCGCCGACGTACAGCGACTGCCGTCGGCCGAGACCGTCGAGGTGTGTCTGCCGGCGCTGCACCCGTCCGAGCGGGAGGAGCTCGGGAAACTGCCCGAACACGAGCGGACCATGGCCTTCGGCCGGCTGTGGACGCGGAAGGAGGCGTATCTGAAGGGTCTGGGCACCGGGCTGACGCGGGGCGCCGACCTCGACTACCTCGGCGAGGCCGGACTCGCCGAGCGGCCGACGGGCTGGGTGGTGGGCAACCTTCCGCTCTGCTCCACCCATATCGCCGCGGTGGCCCTGGCCGGTGCGGGGGACCGGCCCGTCGCGGTCCGCGCGGTGCCCACCGCGTATCTGTACGCCCCGGACGCGGTCGCACGCCTGGTGCGGATGGAACCGGGGCTGCGTTCCATGCTCCGGGACCCCGCCGAGCACGGGGACCTCGAGCGCTGA
- a CDS encoding alpha/beta fold hydrolase yields MSPGVRPVALQAGDVTLSALIAQPAGPPRATVVAVHGGGMSAAYFDGQAHPDVSLLALGARLGYTMVAVDRPGYGLSAADAPGGQTLAEQAGALHAALRHLAGRAETGAGVFLLAHSFGGKLALTYAACQAGDPDPAVPPLLGLDISGLGRDYAVDPGDGPEPHRHRNWKRNWGALRFYPPNTFRAAEAMVAPMPPRERAEAVQWPRRFPVAAAAVRVPVRLTFAEQELWWNHDEDTVADLTAHFASAPSASVDRQPGAGHNISLGWAARTYHLRAFAFFEQCLARRTAGPSGAP; encoded by the coding sequence ATGTCACCGGGCGTCCGCCCCGTGGCCCTGCAGGCCGGTGACGTCACGCTCTCCGCGTTGATCGCCCAGCCGGCCGGCCCGCCGCGGGCCACCGTCGTCGCGGTGCACGGCGGAGGGATGAGCGCGGCCTATTTCGACGGGCAGGCCCACCCCGACGTCTCACTGCTCGCCCTCGGCGCGCGGCTCGGATACACCATGGTCGCCGTCGACCGGCCGGGCTACGGACTGTCCGCCGCGGACGCCCCGGGCGGGCAGACCCTGGCCGAGCAGGCCGGTGCGCTGCACGCGGCGCTCCGGCATCTGGCCGGGCGCGCCGAGACGGGCGCCGGGGTGTTCCTGCTCGCGCACTCCTTCGGCGGCAAGCTGGCGCTGACGTACGCCGCCTGTCAGGCCGGCGACCCGGATCCGGCCGTACCGCCGCTGCTCGGGCTCGACATCTCCGGACTCGGCCGCGACTACGCGGTCGACCCGGGCGACGGGCCCGAGCCGCACCGGCACCGGAACTGGAAACGGAACTGGGGCGCTCTGCGCTTCTATCCGCCGAACACCTTCCGCGCGGCGGAGGCCATGGTCGCGCCCATGCCCCCGCGCGAGCGGGCCGAGGCCGTGCAGTGGCCGCGCCGGTTCCCGGTCGCGGCGGCCGCGGTGCGGGTCCCGGTGCGGCTGACCTTCGCCGAGCAGGAACTGTGGTGGAACCACGACGAGGACACGGTCGCCGACCTCACCGCGCACTTCGCCTCGGCGCCGTCCGCCTCCGTCGACCGCCAGCCCGGCGCGGGTCACAACATCAGCCTGGGCTGGGCCGCCCGTACGTACCACCTGCGCGCGTTCGCGTTCTTCGAGCAGTGCCTCGCGCGCCGGACCGCGGGCCCGTCCGGCGCCCCCTGA
- a CDS encoding nuclear transport factor 2 family protein, with protein sequence MQPGPEESEISTLLDRYLIGLDDDELDDAWARGLFTKDALVEFPMSRHEGLEGLAGYHRDALTAFAATQHLGSPADVALDGDGERATLRANLVSTHVHHPGAADEPLFQVGTLATGEARRAAEGWRLSSLTFRVLWSRGTPPRSQEPR encoded by the coding sequence ATGCAGCCAGGCCCGGAAGAATCAGAGATATCCACTCTCCTGGACCGGTACCTCATCGGTCTCGACGACGACGAACTCGACGACGCGTGGGCGCGGGGGCTCTTCACGAAGGACGCCCTGGTCGAGTTCCCCATGAGCCGGCACGAGGGTCTCGAAGGACTCGCCGGCTATCACCGTGACGCGCTGACGGCCTTCGCCGCCACCCAGCACCTGGGCTCACCCGCGGACGTCGCCCTCGACGGCGACGGCGAGCGGGCCACGCTGCGCGCCAACCTCGTCTCGACGCATGTCCACCACCCCGGTGCGGCGGACGAGCCCCTGTTCCAGGTCGGCACCCTCGCCACCGGTGAGGCCCGCCGCGCCGCCGAGGGCTGGCGGCTCTCGTCCCTGACCTTCCGCGTGCTGTGGAGCCGCGGGACCCCGCCCCGATCCCAGGAGCCCCGATGA
- a CDS encoding FAD-dependent monooxygenase, giving the protein MDAQRDADVIVVGAGPAGLMLAGELRLGGVSVIVAERLERPTGQSRGLGFTARAMESFDQRGLVPRFGGLEKSPMGHFGGVQFDYTVLEDAHFGARGIPQSRTEAVLEEWARDLGADIRRGWEFRALEQDGDGVTVTLATSAGRRALRAAYLVGADGGHSPVRRAAGFDFPGTPATRGMYLADVVGCRVGPRFLGERLPGGMVMAAPLKEGVDRIIVCEHGTPPADRSETPEFSEVAAAWLRLTGEDISGGGADWVSSFTDATRQVTEYRRGRVLLVGDAAHIHLPAGGQGLSTGVQDAVNLGWKLAATVRGTAPQDLLDTYHGERHAVGARLLMNTRAQGTVFLGGPESQPLRDLFAELIGHDSVKRHLAGVVSHLDVHYDLGDGGHPLVGRRLPPRALDTAAGEVRTPELLQPAQGLLLDFADDSVTRGAAARWKDRVTVVTGTPRDPDAFGGATALLVRPDGYVAWADTGTAELSAALHRWFGAPEGG; this is encoded by the coding sequence ATGGACGCGCAGAGGGACGCGGACGTCATCGTGGTCGGCGCCGGCCCGGCCGGGCTGATGCTGGCCGGGGAGCTGCGGCTGGGCGGGGTGAGCGTCATCGTCGCCGAGCGGCTGGAGCGCCCCACCGGACAGTCGCGCGGGCTCGGGTTCACCGCCCGCGCGATGGAGTCGTTCGACCAGCGGGGCCTGGTCCCGCGCTTCGGCGGCCTGGAGAAGAGCCCGATGGGCCACTTCGGCGGGGTGCAGTTCGACTACACCGTGCTGGAGGACGCCCACTTCGGGGCCCGTGGCATCCCGCAGTCCCGGACGGAGGCGGTGCTGGAGGAGTGGGCCCGCGACCTGGGCGCGGACATCCGGCGGGGCTGGGAGTTCCGGGCGCTGGAGCAGGACGGGGACGGGGTCACCGTCACGCTGGCCACGTCCGCCGGCCGACGCGCGCTGCGCGCCGCCTATCTGGTGGGTGCCGACGGTGGACACAGCCCGGTGCGCAGGGCCGCGGGTTTCGACTTCCCCGGCACCCCCGCCACCAGGGGCATGTACCTCGCCGACGTGGTGGGCTGCCGGGTCGGGCCCCGCTTCCTGGGCGAGCGGCTGCCCGGCGGCATGGTGATGGCCGCGCCGCTGAAGGAGGGCGTGGACCGGATCATCGTCTGCGAGCACGGCACCCCGCCGGCCGACCGCAGCGAGACCCCGGAGTTCTCCGAAGTGGCGGCGGCCTGGCTGCGGTTGACGGGTGAGGACATCTCCGGCGGGGGCGCCGACTGGGTCAGCTCCTTCACGGACGCCACCCGGCAGGTCACCGAGTACCGGCGCGGCCGGGTGCTGCTCGTGGGCGACGCAGCGCACATCCATCTCCCGGCCGGCGGCCAGGGCCTGAGCACCGGGGTCCAGGACGCGGTCAACCTGGGCTGGAAACTGGCCGCGACCGTGCGGGGCACGGCACCCCAGGACCTGCTGGACACCTACCACGGCGAACGCCACGCGGTCGGCGCCCGGCTGCTGATGAACACCAGAGCGCAGGGCACGGTCTTCCTCGGCGGCCCCGAGTCCCAGCCGCTGCGCGACCTGTTCGCCGAACTCATCGGCCACGACAGCGTCAAGCGTCATCTCGCCGGTGTGGTCAGCCACCTCGACGTCCACTACGACCTCGGCGACGGCGGACATCCGCTGGTCGGCCGGCGGCTGCCGCCGCGCGCGCTGGACACCGCCGCGGGCGAGGTCCGTACGCCGGAACTGCTGCAACCGGCCCAGGGCCTTCTGCTCGACTTCGCCGACGACTCCGTGACACGCGGGGCCGCGGCCCGCTGGAAGGACCGCGTCACCGTCGTCACCGGTACCCCGCGGGACCCGGACGCCTTCGGCGGCGCCACCGCGCTGCTGGTCCGCCCGGACGGCTACGTCGCCTGGGCGGACACCGGAACGGCCGAGCTTTCCGCCGCGCTGCACCGCTGGTTCGGCGCGCCGGAGGGCGGCTGA
- a CDS encoding antibiotic biosynthesis monooxygenase, whose product MPKIAADGQHLTVLNLFSTDAAEKQVKLLAAMRQIVDTAAYEGWMSSTVHAGQDKPGTANFIQWRSTEDLESRYAGEEFKHRTLPLFGEITTSIRLLQNEIAFTQQKPELGGVTEISPDRDDYTSIELFGVLPADQEDLIDALGESQTWLVDVPGYRTHTVLRGLRARGLDGKFVVVYSQWDSKEAYDAFRSVPQGERSPERQKVDARVAALQTWQDENTYQVVHTRSAAE is encoded by the coding sequence ATGCCGAAGATCGCAGCCGATGGTCAGCACCTGACCGTTCTCAACCTGTTCTCGACCGACGCCGCCGAGAAGCAGGTCAAGCTGCTCGCCGCGATGCGCCAGATCGTCGACACGGCGGCCTATGAGGGCTGGATGTCCAGCACGGTGCACGCCGGACAGGACAAGCCGGGAACGGCCAACTTCATCCAGTGGCGCAGCACCGAGGACCTGGAGAGCCGTTACGCGGGCGAGGAGTTCAAGCACCGCACCCTGCCGCTCTTCGGCGAGATCACCACGTCGATCCGTCTGCTTCAGAACGAGATCGCCTTCACCCAGCAGAAGCCGGAACTGGGCGGCGTCACGGAGATCTCCCCGGACCGCGACGACTACACGTCCATCGAGCTGTTCGGTGTGCTGCCTGCCGACCAGGAGGACCTGATCGACGCTCTGGGCGAGTCCCAGACATGGCTGGTCGACGTCCCCGGCTACCGCACCCACACGGTTCTGCGCGGCCTGCGTGCCCGCGGCCTCGACGGCAAGTTCGTCGTCGTCTACTCCCAGTGGGACAGCAAGGAGGCGTACGACGCCTTCCGTTCCGTGCCGCAGGGGGAGCGCTCCCCGGAGCGTCAGAAGGTCGACGCCCGCGTCGCCGCCCTCCAGACCTGGCAGGACGAGAACACCTACCAGGTCGTGCACACCCGCTCCGCGGCCGAGTGA
- a CDS encoding cation:proton antiporter, whose translation MTTLAAASAQDMKLAIMLADIGVVLVAGAALGRLAQKLRQPVVVGEITAGILLGPSVLGLLPGNLTERLFPVDVRPLLSAVSQVGLILFMFVVGWEFEKRLIRPHARLAAGVSLSSIAMAFGLGVALAPFLYDEHATVAGHHISFVAFATFIGTAMSVTAFPVLARILTENKLLDTRAGSLSLASAAIDDLLAWCLLAYVSALVTADGNYADLARIGLFSAAYVAGMLLVVRPLVARLVWRWAATERWSALLAVLCAGALASAWLTTWIGIHAIFGAFLFGFVMPREPAMVLAEHLRKPMDHVSVVLLPVFFIVTGLGVDLGALTSGDLVALVAIIVVACAGKLVGAILPARLAGFSWREAKDLGLLMNTRGLTELIILNAAVSLGVLDGRMFTMLVIMALVTTAMAGPLLSRRRPVAADVSEAPDASKVPGASRASGEPAPYGPEAAGDFIRPRG comes from the coding sequence ATGACGACTCTGGCGGCGGCCAGCGCCCAGGACATGAAGCTCGCGATCATGCTCGCCGACATCGGGGTGGTGCTCGTGGCGGGTGCCGCGCTCGGCAGGCTGGCGCAGAAGCTGCGCCAGCCGGTGGTGGTCGGTGAGATCACCGCGGGCATCCTGCTCGGCCCCAGCGTCCTCGGTCTGCTGCCGGGGAACCTGACCGAGCGTCTCTTCCCCGTCGACGTGAGGCCGTTGCTGTCCGCGGTCTCCCAGGTCGGCCTGATCCTGTTCATGTTCGTGGTCGGCTGGGAGTTCGAGAAGCGGCTGATCCGGCCGCACGCCCGGCTCGCCGCGGGCGTCTCGCTGTCGTCGATCGCGATGGCGTTCGGCCTGGGGGTGGCGCTCGCCCCGTTCCTGTACGACGAGCACGCCACCGTGGCCGGACACCACATCTCCTTCGTCGCGTTCGCCACCTTCATCGGCACCGCGATGTCGGTGACGGCCTTCCCGGTGCTGGCGCGCATCCTCACCGAGAACAAGCTCCTGGACACCCGGGCCGGTTCCCTCTCGCTGGCCAGCGCCGCCATCGACGACCTGCTCGCCTGGTGCCTGCTGGCGTATGTCTCCGCCCTGGTCACGGCGGACGGCAACTACGCCGACCTCGCCCGCATCGGTCTGTTCAGCGCCGCCTACGTCGCGGGGATGCTGCTGGTGGTACGGCCGCTGGTGGCCCGTCTCGTCTGGCGCTGGGCGGCCACCGAGCGCTGGTCCGCGTTGCTCGCGGTGCTCTGCGCGGGCGCCCTGGCCTCGGCCTGGCTGACCACCTGGATCGGCATCCACGCGATCTTCGGGGCGTTCCTGTTCGGGTTCGTGATGCCCCGTGAGCCCGCGATGGTCCTGGCCGAGCATCTGCGCAAGCCCATGGACCACGTCAGCGTCGTGCTGCTCCCGGTCTTCTTCATCGTCACCGGACTCGGCGTGGACCTCGGCGCGCTCACCTCCGGCGACCTCGTCGCGCTCGTCGCGATCATCGTGGTGGCCTGCGCCGGCAAGCTGGTCGGCGCGATCCTTCCGGCGCGGCTGGCCGGGTTCTCCTGGCGGGAGGCGAAGGACCTGGGGCTGCTGATGAACACCCGGGGTCTGACCGAACTCATCATCCTCAACGCCGCGGTGAGCCTGGGCGTGCTCGATGGCCGCATGTTCACCATGCTCGTGATCATGGCTCTCGTCACGACGGCGATGGCGGGACCGCTGCTGTCCCGGCGCCGTCCGGTGGCGGCCGACGTGTCCGAGGCACCGGACGCGTCGAAGGTGCCCGGTGCGTCCAGGGCGTCCGGGGAGCCGGCCCCGTACGGCCCGGAGGCCGCCGGGGACTTCATCCGCCCACGCGGCTGA
- a CDS encoding flavin reductase family protein, with protein MIPVSQAIPEQLGPVDGRALRTVCGHFATGVTVITSGSGENAAGATVNSFTSVSLEPALVLICLHHNSRLLPVVQESGGFVVNFLTQRQEPVAWAFAGRRTARIEEVPHHGSVHDLPVLSEALAHLECRLAAEYDGGDHTILLGEVVSLGAPAGEEDPLIFFQGAMRELGDDRVLPGR; from the coding sequence GTGATACCCGTTTCGCAAGCCATCCCCGAGCAGCTCGGTCCGGTCGACGGCCGTGCGCTGCGCACCGTGTGCGGGCACTTCGCCACCGGTGTCACGGTGATCACCTCGGGCAGCGGCGAGAACGCCGCGGGCGCCACGGTGAACTCCTTCACCTCGGTCTCCCTGGAACCGGCGCTGGTGCTCATCTGCCTGCACCACAACTCCCGGCTGCTGCCGGTGGTCCAGGAGTCCGGCGGCTTCGTCGTGAACTTCCTGACGCAGCGGCAGGAACCGGTGGCCTGGGCGTTCGCCGGCCGGCGGACCGCCCGGATCGAGGAGGTGCCGCACCACGGGTCGGTCCACGATCTGCCGGTGCTCAGCGAGGCGCTGGCACACCTGGAGTGCCGGCTGGCCGCCGAGTACGACGGCGGCGACCACACCATCCTGCTGGGCGAGGTCGTCTCTCTGGGCGCGCCCGCCGGTGAGGAGGACCCGCTGATCTTCTTCCAGGGCGCCATGCGGGAGCTCGGCGACGACCGGGTCCTGCCGGGCCGGTGA
- a CDS encoding helix-turn-helix domain-containing protein, with translation MKSTAVRNGGAAPGGATPAGDSAVADATPVPAGPEAAHAAAAGSRQPCLIEPVLDIVFSRWTTPILWTLNAFGTQRFVELQRNIGTITPKVLTQRLRQLERDGLVIRTYFPEVPPRVEYQISDLGRTLAPLFASLTDWSTVHLPLVEQARQDFDTAEEQTAARRP, from the coding sequence ATGAAGAGCACCGCGGTCAGGAACGGCGGCGCGGCACCCGGGGGCGCCACGCCCGCGGGCGACAGCGCCGTCGCGGACGCCACCCCGGTCCCGGCCGGCCCCGAAGCCGCCCACGCGGCCGCGGCCGGCTCCCGGCAGCCCTGCCTGATCGAGCCGGTCCTCGACATCGTGTTCAGCCGCTGGACCACGCCGATCCTGTGGACGCTGAACGCCTTCGGCACCCAGCGCTTCGTGGAACTGCAGCGCAACATCGGCACCATCACGCCGAAGGTGCTGACCCAGCGGCTGCGTCAGCTGGAGCGCGACGGGCTGGTGATCCGCACGTACTTCCCCGAGGTGCCGCCCCGGGTGGAGTACCAGATCAGCGACCTGGGACGGACCCTGGCGCCGCTGTTCGCCTCGCTCACGGACTGGTCGACGGTGCACCTGCCGCTGGTGGAGCAGGCCCGTCAGGACTTCGACACGGCGGAGGAGCAGACCGCGGCCCGTCGCCCCTGA
- a CDS encoding acyl carrier protein, giving the protein MSEENPCSWLDRLPDPVALRAMTPDERAGAIGHCLRLELHDLLAVPPGHRLSPALSLRGQGLDPLDALHLGRRIRRALDAEVPAEVLRESTVGELTALLAR; this is encoded by the coding sequence ATGAGCGAAGAGAACCCGTGCAGTTGGCTCGACCGGCTTCCCGATCCGGTCGCCCTGCGCGCCATGACCCCCGACGAGCGGGCCGGTGCCATCGGCCACTGCCTCCGGCTCGAACTGCACGACCTGCTCGCGGTCCCGCCGGGCCACCGGCTCTCGCCCGCCCTGTCGCTGCGCGGCCAGGGTCTCGACCCGCTCGACGCCCTGCACCTGGGGCGCCGGATCCGGCGCGCCCTCGACGCCGAGGTGCCCGCCGAGGTGCTGCGGGAGAGCACCGTCGGTGAGCTGACCGCGCTGCTCGCCCGCTGA
- a CDS encoding acyl-CoA carboxylase subunit epsilon, with product MTAQHPDTDPVAGPLFRIERGCPSPEELAALTAVLMAVTAGPGVVPDDLARRHQVVALWRRPERITGFDGPRTWRAAA from the coding sequence ATGACCGCACAGCACCCTGACACCGACCCCGTGGCCGGTCCGCTTTTCCGGATCGAGCGTGGTTGCCCCTCGCCGGAGGAACTGGCCGCGCTGACCGCCGTGCTCATGGCGGTGACCGCCGGCCCCGGCGTCGTACCGGACGATCTCGCCCGCAGGCACCAGGTCGTCGCCCTGTGGCGGCGGCCCGAGCGGATCACCGGCTTCGACGGTCCGCGCACCTGGCGAGCGGCGGCCTGA
- a CDS encoding aromatase/cyclase — protein sequence MEHPGMRQVAHEINVAAPADTVHRLIAEVGNWPRIFPSVIHVAHEEAPEGEERLRIWETAPSTEGGPSTEGGPSAEGGPYSRPLRRIVEPAALRVNFQHLVTEAHVAGIGGAWLVEPLGENASRVRLLHEFRAEGDTPEALDRIGAEVDRGAHAQLAALKENAERDVAEAGLTFSFEDTVLVDGSVKDVYAFINEAHLWSERLPHVATVRLEETTPGLQTLEMDTRAKDGSVHTTKSYRVTFPHQHIAYKQVTLPALMTLHTGHWTFTDTDEGVAATSQHTVTLNTATVHTVLGPQATLTDARQYVHTALSTNSRATLTHAKAYAEGRR from the coding sequence ATGGAGCACCCGGGCATGCGCCAAGTCGCGCACGAGATCAACGTCGCGGCCCCGGCGGACACGGTCCACCGATTGATCGCCGAGGTGGGGAACTGGCCCCGGATCTTCCCCTCGGTCATCCACGTCGCGCACGAGGAGGCCCCCGAGGGCGAGGAGCGGCTGCGGATATGGGAAACCGCGCCGTCCACGGAGGGCGGGCCGTCGACAGAAGGCGGGCCGTCCGCGGAGGGCGGGCCGTACAGCCGCCCGCTGCGCCGGATCGTCGAACCCGCCGCACTGCGGGTCAACTTCCAGCATCTGGTCACCGAGGCACACGTCGCCGGGATCGGTGGCGCCTGGCTCGTCGAGCCGCTGGGGGAGAACGCCTCCCGGGTGCGGCTGCTGCACGAGTTCCGGGCCGAGGGCGACACCCCCGAGGCACTGGACAGGATCGGTGCCGAGGTCGACCGCGGGGCCCACGCACAGCTCGCGGCGCTGAAGGAGAACGCCGAGCGTGACGTCGCCGAGGCCGGGCTGACGTTCTCCTTCGAGGACACCGTCCTGGTCGACGGGTCGGTGAAGGACGTGTACGCCTTCATCAACGAGGCCCATCTGTGGTCCGAGCGGCTGCCCCACGTCGCGACCGTCCGCCTGGAGGAGACCACCCCCGGCCTGCAGACCCTGGAGATGGACACCCGCGCCAAGGACGGCTCCGTCCACACCACCAAGTCCTACCGGGTCACCTTCCCGCACCAGCACATCGCGTACAAACAGGTCACCCTCCCCGCACTGATGACCCTGCACACCGGCCACTGGACCTTCACCGACACCGACGAAGGCGTCGCCGCCACCTCCCAGCACACCGTCACCCTCAACACCGCCACCGTCCACACCGTCCTCGGCCCCCAAGCCACCCTCACCGACGCCCGCCAGTACGTCCACACCGCCCTCTCCACCAACAGCCGCGCCACCCTCACCCACGCCAAGGCCTACGCGGAAGGCCGCCGTTGA